The genomic segment CGAAGCCCACTCCGGCTTCCCTCCGGGGACGTCAGCCAGCGACAGCATGTTGATCCCGACCTCGAAGACAAGCGGCGGATCGAGCGAGCTCAAGAACGGCAGGAGGTGCGAGACCACGTCGGAGATTCCGACGAGCTTCTCGGCCGAGGAGGAGGAGTCAGGCGGGGGTGCATTCTTGGCGAGCTTGCGGAAGACGTCGACGGCGCCGGAAGCGACGGTCTTGGCGGCGTAGACGAGGGGGAAGACGGTGGCGCGGAAGCTCTCGATGGGGAGGACGAGGGAGCGGGACATGAGGGCGTTGCGCTGAAGCCAAATGACGTCGACGGCGGCGACGATCCAGTTGGAGCGGATGGCGAGGGAGTTCTCGGTGTCGATGAGCTTGTCGCCGGCGAGGCGGGACATGCGCCTGGACTCGAACTCCTGGAAGAGGCGGGCGAGGGAGTCGAAGGCGGCGCGGGCGACGGCATCGGAGCGGtcgagggcggcggcggcgatgcGGCGCCACCAGGCGGAGACGCGGTCGAGAAGGGCGGGGGAGGCGTCGCAGAGGAGGACGATGTCGTCGCGGGCGAGGACGCATCCGAGGGCGTCGGCGGCGGCGAGGCGGAGAGAGTCCGCGGGGGAGTCGAAGCATGCAGCGATCTCGCGGTGGGCGTCGTGGACGAGGCGGGCGAGGAGGTGGGGGGGCACGGCGGAGAGGACGgagagggcggcggcggcgacgtcGGGGTCGGGGAAGGCGAGGTCGGAGCGGACGCCGGAGAGGACGGTGTCCCAGAGGTCCGGGGTGAGGCGGGTGCAGCGGAGGAGGTCGAAGGCGAGCTTCTTGCAGACGGCAGAGGCCGGGGAGGCCACGATCTCCTCGCACACGGACTTGGCCACGGCGGACACGTCGCGTCCGGCGGCCGACTGCTGGAGGGCCTGGAGCAGGGCGCCCGACTGCCGGAGGGCGTCGTTCGACCGGAGATCCGCCTGGATCTGGGCGATTAAGATGTCCATCTCTTCCTGCTCCTCTAGGACTAGAGCAGCTTCGGAACGGACGTAGTCGGCGAGATGGAGGAGAATTTTTGTGATTCtattcctctcctctcttctcactccTCTTCCTCGCTTCTTCTCATCCTCTTTTTTTCCCCTGTGGTTGGTGGTCTTGGTAGGGCGGGGTGGGATCGAGCAACTGAGGAGCGGGCAAAGGAGACGAGGGATCAGGAAGCCAGGGACGCCCCCGAGTCCTTCTCTTCGGCATGATGGGCCGGTTGTCCTCCTTCTTGACGCGGCCCGCTTGTTTCTTCTACAAGCTATCCCAGTCTCCTCCAGCCCAGGCCCGTTATAACATtgcttttataatttttttactataattttttttacataaatatttttctaaatattaaattttatatgaatattttttcgaaattaatatttgtatgtatattctCGTTTgttattctatctttttttatccttattttttcatatatacccatgccatctaataccgttaaaaaattaataatttcaaTTAAGATGACTAAAATATTGATATGTaagaagaaatatttataaggcaaccaaaatagaagataaaaaaataatttcaaaattttattttattataaattaaaataaatatagtttttatcaACGGcggtgttagaagaaccgttatattagtagtatttgtgtaaaaataatattctataaggatacagaaataaatataaattctaaaaaagtatttaagtaaatttaatttttttaaaaaatattcatccaaaaattttttttttactattttttataaatatgtaTCTCATCCACTTTGTCCCGAGCATTGGTTATGCGGAGTAAAACAAGATGTAATACCTTACAGATTAATTGTGCCACACCTGACTAAATCATACAATAAATGTTAGTTATCAAAAATTATTAGAATGAGCgactattaaaaaataaattgatttagaATATCTTAAATCGATTTAGATGATGATCGAACCATGTACTTTGGAACCGGCGTTTCATATCCGTTAATTACGTTCCGGAAAGTACCGCGGTCGTTCCTTTCGAGGACGAGGTCGGTCGGCCCGACCGCGCCCTGACGCATTCTCCCCGTCGTAGCCGACGCGGATgatgaagaggaagagggagcgAAACACCATCAAAATTGCAAGGAAGAGGCAGCAAAAAGGCCTCAACTGTCTCCGCCTTGCGATTTGTGGGGATTAAAAGGAGAGACGGAGGCAAAAAAGCGAGCAAGAGCGATCGAGCGAGCGAGATGGATTCGCCGCCGGAGAACGACGTCTGTTCCGTCTGCCATGACGACTTCGCTCTCCCTTGCCAGGCCAATTGCTCCCATTGGTTCTGCGGTGATCCCCaaatccctttctttctttcggaTGAAAATAATTAGGAGAGAAGCTGACgactttttttttgtgagaggaagaagaattatGTTATCTTTTCTTGTTTCTCCTTTCTTGATTTGCTGCTACGCATATTAGCTAGGAATAATTGCGGAAAATTTAGTAATTGCTTGGACGAAATGAATTTCTGAGAAAGTATTCTTGTTAGAAACAAGCGAATTTATTTGACCTGGTGGCAGAAGGAAGTTTGATACATTTTTATAGCTCTCTAGATAAAATTAGTTGAAACGCTGAATTATAATGACAATGTTTTGATGGCTTTCAAGCTATTCCTCAATTCTATGGTTGCCTAAAACAATACGTAGGAAAAAAACAACCACTCTCTCTGGAaatctttgaaaaattgaaataaTTTCTCCATTTCTTGTTTGTTAGGTGAACGCCTATGAGATTGCTGTTTTGTATAGTTGTAGATCTTTACAGCTGTAAATTCGTTTTTGATAAGTATTATGTATTACGCATCTGCGAAAGTTTTAGCCAATGAAAACTGAATGAGACTGTTTCGTTGTATAGTTCGTTCTCTTCTACCATTATGGGTCATCATGACTCTAATATTTTCCTCCAGGATGGGATCTCCATGTTCTTTGTTGCCGGAAATAACTAGCTACTTCAAAGCTGCATACTGTTGAATCATTTCTACTGAATAATTACTCAATAGTTTATTGGTGGATAATGAAATGAGTCATAAGTTAATAACTATCGTCGTGAATTTCTGAAATTCTGATCACAAATAACTGTCAGTGGTTGTTATATTTCTTAGTTATTTTATATGCAATTTCAGCACATTGTATTTTGGAGGTTTGGCGTCATGGATCTGTCCGTCATCCATGCCAGTGTCCCATATGTCGCCGTACAATAACTCTACTGATACCTACTGAGGCTGCACAACAACAGCGCCATGACCCCGAAGTTATTCAAGTCCTTGGAAACATTGAAAGGTACAACCGCTTGTTTGGTGGAGGTTCACCCAACCTCATTCAGGTACCATTTCTGCATGCAATCATCCCTTTCAGCAAACCTCTCATGTAGATTGAGCATTCCATCTGTTGCCTCTTGCTCTCTTTCTatctttctttaattttttttgtttttttactgAGACCTACCATATCTTTGTTCATAATGTGTTAGATAAGAACTTATTTGACAATTTCTCAATAGATGCATTACTTTAAATGTTAATATGCTTATAGAAGAATAGGATTTAATCCGAtgaagaagttgtgattgaatATGAATAATGAAATACAAACAAATAGTTGTGTCTGTTTAGGTGATATGATTTTGTAAGCTTCCATCTTTATCACTAAGGTATCATTTTGTTAGCACATGGTACCAACTTCTCTTCCCCTCCTGAATGGAAGATCTTCCCAATGTAGTATGACTAGCAATATGCTTTTACGGTGGAATATATTAGTCCTGACAAAGTTAATCTAGAATTTGCATGGCTGCTCTTTCTTAATAatgcttttttaaaaaaaataaaaaagaataacaACATGAACTTCTTGTTTCCATTTGACATGTTTTAAGAGGACTTTTATTAGAACAAAGAGAAGTACaacaagaacttcttgtttCCATTGTGCATCGTGCATTGCCCTTTTGTATAAACATCTCTAGGATAATAGTATGGAAGCCCCATTAATTACCTTATAGAAACCAAGGAAGAAATTACCCATGTCAAGCACCGAGGAAACACCTCCCAAGGTTTAACTTGGAACCTCCTTCCATCAAGGTGCAACCATTAGGGCATAGCTCAGTTTGCCTTTGGATAATTTTTGTTATGCTCTTCTTTTGTACATGATTTAATttctatataaaaaattattacaaAGAGAACATTGCTTATGTTACTTCTATGGATCATTGCTTCTATGGGTGAATTTACCTAATCTTCATTACATGTTATAGTGCTTAGCATATAGCTATGTGCATGATATGCTTGTGTATAACGCATGGTATGCCATACCATACCGGACGGTGCCATACCGGTTCAGCACTGGTATCAATACCGATGACGTACCGACCCTCAGTACGCCAAAAAATTCCGTTCCGTAccgacactatgctagtgtggcactggtacgGAGTCCGGTACCGGTACAACGAATCTTGGTATAACGTTCACATATTGTACACGAGGCCTGCTGCTTTACTGTAAGTATGTATACTTCGTGGAGCCCCCtcctttttgttttcttattgTTGGCAATTTCatgttaaaattttgaaaattgatTGTTAAGGTACTCTTTCACATGTAAACACACACGCACACCCACAGATATCAGAGAGATCCTTGTCATCTCTTTATTTTATAAAGTTTGGGAACATTTTTTTTGAGGCGAGCCTTCTATTGGCAATAgctgtaattttattttattttattttttgagattAGAAGGGGTCAAGCCCCACCTTTTCTACCATATATGCACCACACACTTGGGGGCTGACTCCAACTGAAATCGAACCCCCAGATCTCTTGCTCAAGTGGCAAGGGTTGATACCATCCGAGCAAGCACTCTGTGGTGGCGGTACTATAATTGGATTATAAGTTTTTGCAGTTCTTGGTTCCTTAACCTTGTAAGTTGATCTCCTAATGAGCTTGCAATGCATGTATACTGATCTTTGTTGCAGCTCATGCGTATCGCCTACTACTAGATTGCACAACAACCAGGGAATTATTGCATTATTGCATGCATTGCAACATTGCTACTCAAGTTATAGTTACTATTATCAAAAATATAGTTACACGACAAATGAACTCATATGCATCTGTTATTATGAATTACATCcacttcaagacattttggacgCTGCTTATGCACTTATTGTTCTCTGAACATCCATTTCTAGCTTTTATACTAAATTTTTCTCCATTCTCACTACCATACATCTTTAATGGATGACTTTTGTTTGTGTATTACTATCATCTTCTCAATCCTTTTTGTTAAGCCACAGATCCACCTTTTGTTCTTTAAAGCatgaaagttttctttttcatatttGTAGATATAATATATTTTCCTTCACCAAATGCTTTTCTCTCTATTACTCACAAGACCCAATAAAGAAAATTATGATCAATAATTTCCATTTATTTACCAGTTCCTAAAAAAATCATGCATGCTCAGAAGCAAGCCATTCCCTTTAAGAGGGCGTACATTCTTTTCTAGTTACTCAATTTCTCAAACATTTCACAAAAAGTTGAAAACTGCATATACAGAGGGATCCTGAGTGAGATACAAGCTGTTTACTATAATTTCTGCTAAAATCATCCTTTCGTGAAAAGGTTCACTTTCTTGCCTAGATTCACTTTAAGATCCAAAATGTTTTAAGATGATTTGTAAGCATCTTAAACATGCTTGTTGTGCTAGCTGGGCTATATAGTACATAGTTATTGACAGAGAAGGAAAGTGGGAATGCATTTTCTGCCTCTCTTCTTGCCCTTGGGGTCCTTGTGATCTCACCCTAATCAATTTAtttagaagaaggaagagaaactACTTTGCTTAAAATTTTCTtcatcaaatataaacaagctCTAATACCATTAATTGATAAAGCGAAGTTCATCTCATCGGCCTTTTGCATCTCCTAACATGTTTTCCGTATCTCACTGAAAAATTGTCCTGTTCAATTGACCAGCAAAATTGTTTTAGTTtgctatcttcttttttttttcttttttttttttgacagcaTTTGATATTAACTGATCTGTAGGTTTTTCATGGTCCACACCATGTCATTTGTGACCAGGTGAATAATTTATGCAGTGTTGGCagcatgaactttggaaaaaagaGTTAGCTTACCTATATATGCTATGATGGACCACGTGCCCCAacaacatctttttttttttttgaataattttaCTTTCAAATATGTTGAGGATCGGGATTTGTGTCAAAGAGCAAAACTAGCAGACAACAAAAACAAGCCAGAATTTCAGTAGGTACAATTTATGTGCCTGTACAGATCAGAGCAAGAACATTACACCTCACAAACTAGTTGCCAGATGCTGTAAACAATATGTCAGTGGAAAGTGAGAATCAGTGGTCAGGAGAAGTTTCCATGCCAGGAAATGGGAAAGTGTACAGTAGTCAAAGCAGGCTAGAAACATGTGATGATGCATGGGAACTATAAAGAAACAGAGAAAAGTCACCTAGATACTAGAACCACTGGTTTCTCTAAATTATCTAATTGATGAAGATTTCTCTGCCTTCCTCGCATGTTCCTTACTGGGGAAAAATTACATGTTACAAATTGTGCTTTTCTAGGAAATTCGAACTAGTTGAGGAGatacatatcctgatgtctATGCTTCACAAAAAGATTTTCTAACCAATCatctcaaaattcaaaatttagttTCTTGTTAGGTGTTGTCAATTAAGGGGCTGGCAGGATGTTAAAATGGTAAAGCTATCACTATTTCATCCAGTGGAAGAACTTAGACTCATAACAATCATGCGTTGTCAGCTTTTTATATGGAAACATGCATGTTCTCATCGATCTCCATTGCATGAATTGAATATTGCTTGCCGGTATTCATTGTGGCATGATATTGAATAATGGTAATGGAACACTCTGAAGTAATTGTAAGGATAGTTTAATGGCAACACTAGCTGCCATCATTGGTGTATAGAGATACACACATAATTTGACAATTTTGTATTCTCAGTAGTTTACAGTTCTTTATTAAATTTGTCATTTATCTTCAATTAATGCtgaagttttattttatttttctatgttATGATCTCTTTTTTAAATTTGTGAATGCATCAGTTGCATTACTGTTTCAACTTTCCTTTTGATTATTTCCTTTGTAACTTCCAGTGTATATTAGAATGAAATAGAGTTCTAGCTGGAACCACTGGCTAAGAAATGTTTGTAGTGTATATTAGAACAAAATGTAGTTCTAGGCTTCTAGCTGGAACCACTGGCTAAGCAATGTTATCTATCCTTCTCACAGATGTTGCAGGACCTCCCATTTTTCCTTCGAAGGTTGTTTACAGAACTGATGGATCCTCAAAGGtcacttcctttttttttcaaggcACGAATGATTTTGGCGGTAAGTGCATTCAATAGTCAATTCCGTCAACATAATTGATTAACTATATACCAAGTTTTATATATTTCCTCTATAATGAACTAATTAATTTTGGTGGACCTCACATCTAGTTAACCAGTAAACACCCTAACTTTTTAATATGTACCTTTCAACGTTTCTTGCATGGTCATACACAATCTCCTgtaattatattttgttttttctaGTGCTTTCCCTGACATGGGGCggggaggaagggggggggggggggaggtgtTGGTTGGGGTGTGGTATAAAGAGTGCTGCTCTCTAGCATGAGTCCATTTGCTACTGGGAGGGCCATCAGGAAGTGGTGTGGTACAAAGGGGTCATGTCAGTGATAGGCAGGCCCCATGTGCCGTCCCACCAGTCACCACGCATAGGGGACTTGGGTGGAAAATGGAGTGTTGTGGTGAAGCATTTTTTATAACCTATTAAATCTAACAATCTTTATTTTCAAATGTAGCCAAGTAGCAAGGAAAAGTTAACTCCATGGATTGCTTGATACTGGAACAGCCACAAGTTTTAGATGATTTGAATGATCATTTCAGAtccctcctttttatttttatatggcACAGTTTCTTTCTGTGGGAAATATACTTCATCCTCTTTGATATTTATAATAaagtataataataataaatcacTACATGAGTAAATCTTGTTGTTTCTGTTTGCTGGATAATTTGGAAGGTagaatgcctttttttttttttaatttctcgaTGTTGTTGACTCTAGAATAGGTTTTTCGAAAACATTGTTGATTGAAGATGCTATCTGCATCATTTATTGATCACATTCTCTATCAGCCAGAGTCTATCTTCAGGATTTCTTTTAAATATCTGAGAGAGAAGGTGTTAAAGCAAGAAAAACTACCGGAGCATCAAGTAATTTAGAAATTAAGGATTCATAATGAAAGAAAGCAACATCTAGTGAAAAATCTGATTTATTGCATGCAAATAAAGAATGAAACCATCTTAACATGTTTAGAGACAATGTAACTCTTGATTAGGTAAGAAACAtgtatacacacatacatgctATTTACAGGTATGTATTTCTGTACACATATCTTGAGTTGATTGACCTAAGTACTTCCTAGTTtatattcccttttttttccaaaaaaaagagaaccttTAACTAACAAGCCACATATAATTATGAATCTTGACTGGTtggctatttaattttataattattcAATGATACTGAAGAGTGCTAGTTTTACATTTAGTTTCCAGCAAGATTGTGATACAGAGATGACTATATTTAGTAGAGTTGCTCGTCTTCTTGGGATAAGGAGCAGGAGCAATAACTCATGGGCCAGAAGCAAGAGTTTCAAGATCACATGGTTCAGAATAAACTGCCTGATAACAAGATATCCTG from the Phoenix dactylifera cultivar Barhee BC4 chromosome 14, palm_55x_up_171113_PBpolish2nd_filt_p, whole genome shotgun sequence genome contains:
- the LOC103701296 gene encoding E3 ubiquitin-protein ligase RNF170-like; amino-acid sequence: MDSPPENDVCSVCHDDFALPCQANCSHWFCAHCILEVWRHGSVRHPCQCPICRRTITLLIPTEAAQQQRHDPEVIQVLGNIERYNRLFGGGSPNLIQMLQDLPFFLRRLFTELMDPQRSLPFFFKARMILAFLLSSIYVLSPVDIIPEGVLGFVGFFDDLLILLIVFLHLSAMYRTILLNRHGG